The following proteins come from a genomic window of Larus michahellis chromosome 28, bLarMic1.1, whole genome shotgun sequence:
- the ASPDH gene encoding aspartate dehydrogenase domain-containing protein has product MAQAEAPRSRRVGILGYGQLGQFLAGELLARGPPLGLTLAFVWARDGGRLEGLPPPLRLPDLRLLPQTEVDLVVEVAHPCVAREHGEDILAHADFMLGSPTALADPETERRLRAAAARGGHTLYVPRGALWGCEDIRRMDDAGTLAALKVTMTKAPQSFRLQGWLQERLVAAVAAGGRAVLYEGPLRPLCPLAPNNVNTMAAAAVAAPGLGFDGVRACLVADPSVPDWHIVEVEVTSVGEEGRALSVTSTRRNPAARGAVTGSATRHAFWSSLRACHGHGGCVQLC; this is encoded by the exons ATGGCGCAGGCGGAGGCCCCGCGGAGTCGCCGTGTGGGGATCCTGGGCTACGGCCAGTTGG ggcagttCCTGGCGGGGGAGCTGCTGGCCCGGGGCCCCCCCCTGGGCTTGACCTTGGCCTTCGTCTGGGCGCGGGACGGGGGGCGGCTggaggggctgcccccccccctgcGCCTGCCCGACCTGCGCCTGCTCCCCCAGAC ggaggtggacCTGGTGGTGGAGGTGGCACATCCCTGCGTGGCCCGGGAGCACGGCGAGGACATCCTGGCCCACGCTGACTTcatg CTGGGGTCCCCCACGGCGCTGGCGGACCCCGAGACCgagcggcggctgcgggcggcggcggcgcgggggggacacacgctcTACGTCCCCCGGGGcgccctgtggggctgcgaggACATCCGGCGCATGGACGACGCTGGCACGCTGGCC GCGCTGAAGGTGACGATGACGAAGGCCCCCCAGAGCTTCCGCCTGCAGGGGTGGCTCCAGGAGCGGCTGGTGGCCGCGGTGGCAGCGGGGGGACGGGCTGTCCTCTACGAGGGTCCCCtgcgtcccctctgtcccctcgcCCCCAACAACGTCAACACCATGGCAGCCGCCGCGGTGGCCGCCCCCGGCCTGGGCTTCGATGGCGTCCGCGCCTGCCTGGTGGCCGACCCCAG TGTCCCCGACTGGCACATCGTGGAGGTGGAGGTGACGAGCGTGGGGGAGGAGGGCCGGGCCCTGAGTGTCACCAGCACCCGCCGCAacccggcggcgcggggggctGTCACCGGCAGTGCCACCCGTCACGCCTTCTGGAGCAGCCTGAGGG cctgcCACGGCCATGGCGGATGCGTCCAGCTCTGCTGA
- the JOSD2 gene encoding josephin-2: MRPPPGPEERRGSRAPPEAGATSGSPPSPPSGLYHERQRLELCALHALNNVLQRPCFTRQAADDICKRLAPDARLNPHRSLLGTGNYDVNVIMAALQGLGLAAVWWDKRRALERLALGEILGFILNVPSNISLGFVALPLRRQHWLAVRQHRGTYYNLDSKLPSPVPIGGEEELRAFLRDFLAQGLCEVFLVVPRAVEESGAWLSPE, translated from the exons atgcggccgccgccgggcccggagGAACGGCGGG GCAGCCGGGCCCCCCCCGAAGCAGGGGCCACGTCGGGGTCCCCCCCGTCGCCCCCCTCGGGGCTGTACCACGAGCGGCAGCGGCTGGAGCTCTGCGCCCTCCACGCCCTCAACAACGTCCTCCAGCGCCCCTGCTTCACCCGCCAGGCCGCCGACGACATCTGCAAAAG GCTGGCCCCTGACGCTCGCCTCAACCCTCACCGCAGCCTCCTGGGCACCGGCAACTACGACGTCAACGTCATCATGGCGGCGCTGCAGGGCTTGGGGCTGGCGGCCGTTTGGTGGGACAAACGCCG gGCGCTGGAGCGGTTGGCGCTGGGAGAAATCCTGGGATTCATCCTCAACGTCCCCTCCAACATCTCCCTGGGGTTCGTGGCGTTGCCGTTGCGCCGGCAGCACTGGCTGGCCGTCCGCCAGCACCGCGGCACCTACTACAACCTCGACTCCAAACtcccgtcccccgtccccatcGGGGGCGAGGAGGAGCTCAG GGCTTTCCTGCGGGATTTCCTCGCCCAAGGGCTCTGCGAGGTTTTCCTCGTCGTGC